A window of the Dictyostelium discoideum AX4 chromosome 4 chromosome, whole genome shotgun sequence genome harbors these coding sequences:
- a CDS encoding PKA family protein kinase, protein QQQQQQQQQQQQQQQQQHQKTSPSTSFVDYNNINNSNGNNINGTTSTCNSTSSSKSNSKEIYNENNNNNNNNNNNSFTNVHNNNNNNNNNRKRRNSHISYDTPDSNNIDNNIESNDTESGFRKNSKKSTDNNNNNNNNNNNNNNNNNNNNNNNNNNNSCNINGNINNGNSNNINNNNCSNIDSTLADVSKHQYTNQHQQQQNIQQQQQQQQQKNQQQQQQQQQQQQQNNQQQQQNNQQQQQNNQQQQQHQQQNSQQQQNNQHQQQLQQQQYQQKHYNNNNNNNNNNQPQTSNQNIQHSQGLNYNQNQNQNQNQEAPIVVNSLILRSIGMMTSKISKDFEELTTFMKSSCPMLLRFSGVENSYHILEKLNNIITQSLEGLPKTPQCSQPPFNQLIPLSNTTTLTPNNYNNNNNNSNNNNNSNNNNNNNSNNNNSNNNNSNNSNNNNNNSNNNNSNNNNSNNNNSNNNNNNSNNNNSNNNNSSNNNNNYSGFNDQQQQQQQQQQQQQQQQQQQQQQQQQQHQQQKHQQTQHSQQHQQQYQQHIQQNNQYQQNQNITQSSQIPQFKSNNIQSLIHNNQQHYTQNNLVNNNNNTNNNNNNNNYNNKTYYQPSVHENQYMASAIAPIHNHQSSPNPFYQQKLTIPQQTNNQSTRISAQFIIQNINNQQIQGTYINFNSCKLSDFKLFDLLGSGSFAKVRLCQHIPSERLFCMKILNQNKIIRLRQEVHVCNEKQVLMLTDNPFIVKLYSTFKDDRYLYFLQEFIPGGELFDYIRANGSLSLYVTQIYAAEIVLALEYLHNQDIIYRDLKPENLLIDQYGHIKLTDFGFAKRITENTKSMCGTPEYIAPEILSGHGHGKSADWWSLGILIYEMLVGVPPFVSEGSQNDIFRLIREARIQVPPEVDQVARDLIEKLVVTDVEKRLGSLEGGIEDIKNHPFFGAINWNSIQNRESAPLKPRIRPLKHHLMDERDEEDRISANFIKPDLLERRKNEFFSNF, encoded by the exons acaacaacaacaacaacaacaacaacaacaacaacaacaacaacaacaacaacaccaaaaaaCCTCCCCTTCAACAAGTTTtgttgattataataatattaataacagcaatggtaataatattaatggtaCTACTAGCACTTGTAATAGTACTAGTAGTAGTAAAAGCAATAGTAAGGAGATTTATAAtgaaaacaacaacaacaacaacaacaacaacaacaatagttTTACAAATGTacataataacaacaataacaataacaacaataggAAAAGGAGGAACAGTCATATATCCTATGATACGCCTGATTCtaataatatagataataatatcGAAAGTAATGATACTGAGAGTGGTTTTAggaaaaatagtaaaaaaagtaccgataataataataataataataataataataataataataataataataataataataataataataataataataacaataatagttgTAATATCAATGGcaatataaataatggtaatagtaataacataaacaataataattgtagCAATATTGATTCTACGTTGGCGGACGTATCAAAGCATCAATATACcaatcaacaccaacaacaacaaaatattcaacaacaacaacaacaacaacaacaaaaaaaccaacaacaacaacaacaacaacaacaacaacaacaacaaaataatcagcaacaacagcaaaataatcagcaacaacagcaaaataatcaacaacaacaacaacaccagcAGCAAAATAGtcagcaacaacaaaataaccaacaccaacaacagcTCCAACAACAGCAATACCAACAAAAacactataataataataataataataataataataatcaaccaCAAACTTCAAACCAAAATATACAGCACAGTCAaggtttaaattataatcaaaaccaaaaccaaaatcaaaatcaagaaGCACCAATAGTTGTAAATTCATTGATTCTTAGATCAATTGGTATGATGACAAGTAAAATATCAAAAGATTTTGAAGAATTAACTACT tTTATGAAAAGTAGTTGTCCTATGTTATTAAGGTTTAGTGGGGTTGAAAATTCTTATCATATTTTagagaaattaaacaatataatTACACAATCTCTTGAAGGTTTACCAAAAACACCTCAATGTTCACAACCACctttcaatcaattaattccACTTTCTAATACCACAACTTTAACCcctaataattataataacaataataacaacagcaataacaataacaatagcaataacaataacaataacaacagcaacaataacaacagcaacaataacaatagcaacaatagcaataacaacaataacaacagcaacaataacaacagcaacaataacaacagcaacaataacaatagcaataacaacaataacaatagcaacaataacaatagcaacaataacaacagtagcaataataacaacaactaTTCAGGTTTTAacgatcaacaacaacaacaacaacaacaacaacaacaacaacaacaacaacaacaacaacaacaacaacaacaacaacaacaacatcaacagcaAAAGCACCAACAAACGCAACACTCGCAACAACATCAGcaacaataccaacaacaTATACAACAAAAcaatcaatatcaacaaaatcaaaatatcaCCCAATCTTCACAAATTCCAcaattcaaatcaaataatattcaatcaTTGATACATAATAACCAACAACACTATACTCAAAATAAccttgtaaataataataataatactaataataataacaataataataattataataataaaacatattACCAACCATCAGTTCATGAAAACCAATATATGGCATCAGCAATTGCACCTATTCATAACCATCAATCATCACCAAATCCATTCTATCAACAAAAACTAACGATTCCTCAACAAACAAACAATCAATCTACTCGTATTTCAGCACAATTTATCAtacaaaatattaataatcaacaaattcaaggtacctatataaattttaactCTTGTAAACTTTCAGATTTTAAACTATTTGATCTATTAGGAAGTGGTTCATTTGCAAAGGTTAGATTATGCCAACATATTCCTTCGGAAAGATTATTTTgtatgaaaattttaaatcaaaataaaattattcgTCTCAGACAAGAAGTTCATGTTTGTAATGAAAAACAAGTTTTAATGTTAACTGATAATCCATTCATTGTTAAATT atattcaacatttaaagatgatagatatttatactttttacAAGAATTTATACCAGGtggtgaattatttgattatattAGAGCAAATggatcattatcattatatgTTACACAAATTTATGCAGCTGAGATTGTATTGGCATTAGAGTATCTTCATAATCAAGATATCATTTATCGTGATTTAAAACCAGAGAATCTATTAATCGATCAATATGGACATATTAAGCTCACAGATTTTGGATTTGCAAAAAGAATCACAGAGAATACCAAAAGTATGTGTGGTACACCAGAATATATTGCACCAGAGATTCTTAGTGGTCATGGTCATGGTAAATCGGCAGATTGGTGGTCTTTGGGTATTCTAATTTATGAAATGTTGGTGGGTGTACCACCATTCGTTAGTGAAGGTTCTCAAAATGATATCTTTAGGCTAATTAGAGAAGCTAGAATTCAAGTTCCACCAGAAGTTGATCAGGTTGCACGTGATCTAATTGAGAAATTGGTGGTTACTGACGTCGAGAAAAGATTGGGTAGTTTAGAGGGTGGTATcgaagatattaaaaatcatCCATTCTTTGGTGCTATCAATTGGAATAGTATTCAAAATAGAGAATCAGCACCTTTAAAACCAAGAATTAGACCTTTAAAACATCATCTAATGGATGAAAGAGATGAAGAAGATCGTATTAGTGCTAATTTCATTAAACCAGATTTACTTGAAAGAAGAAAGAATGAattcttttcaaatttttaa
- the bzpL gene encoding hypothetical protein, which translates to MYSPSSPQSSEPMSPESDYGGGNSINNSNSSNNSSANQSPQFSVGKMKVDSEEKVKKRQVRLLKNRQSAALSRSRKKEYIANLESKAQELTHSTQELHVQYNKISSTTFETKSRLEFLEKSLRSLRMENEFLRTKFEDINNNNIKSHSRSNSSSSSLSSSPTTPNTTTTTTTSTTPVQLIINNHKSESSPLLLNSTNSSPTIASTLINTKDIINVSQNKNNNNNNNNNNNNNNNNNNNNNNNNNTTNLLDQQQQSPTPVLESLIKKDREREILIGINKINHFKFNNNNINNINNINNNNNNINNIVNDEEDEEKCKINSVEESNSNHLNNNFSNLSFSSPNVNSQPIYLTRVRSSSYHPSNYLGMESPTINAGHHMIIPTESLILSSNHHHHHHNNINNNSNNHYHHESSTASSSSGGNKLPSLYSITNNLGGGNSSSPSSSSTSSPSTSSPSTPKSMGFPSPIFIGSSGSGPSSSGSQINHRSSIIGLSKLKSYNNNNNSNNNNSPILYPISTNQYPSLINNNNNNNNY; encoded by the exons atgtacagtccatcatcaccacaaaGCAGTGAGCCAATGTCACCAGAATCTGACTATGGAGGAGGTAATAGTatcaataatagtaatagtagtaataatagcaGTGCCAATCAATCACCACAATTTTCa gttgGAAAAATGAAAGTTGATTCTGaagaaaaagttaaaaagaGACAAGTAAGATTATTAAAGAATAGGCAATCTGCAGCCTTATCAAGATCaagaaagaaagaatatATTGCAAATTTAGAATCAAAAGCACAAGAATTAACACACTCAACCCAAGAATTACACGttcaatataataaaatttcctCAACCACTTTTGAAACCAAATCACGTTTAGAATTTTTAGAGAAAAGTTTAAGATCATTGAGAAtggaaaatgaatttttaagaacaaaatttgaagatataaataataataatataaaatcacATTCACgttcaaattcatcatcatcatcattatcatcatcacctaCCACTCCtaatactaccactaccaccactacatCAACCACCCCTgtacaattaataatcaataacCATAAATCAGAATCATCACCTTTATTActaaattcaacaaattcatcaccaacaattgcttcaacattaattaatacaaaagatattattaatgtatcacaaaataaaaataataataataataataataataataataataataataataataataataataataataataataataataatacaaccaATCTATtagatcaacaacaacaatcaccaacACCAGTTTTAgaatcattaataaaaaaagatagagaaagagaaattttaattgggataaataaaataaatcattttaaatttaataataataatataaataatataaataatataaataataataataataatataaataatatagtaaatgatgaagaagatgaagaaaaatgtaaaattaatagtGTAGAGGAGAGTAATagtaatcatttaaataataatttttcaaatttaagtTTTTCATCACCAAATGTAAATTCTCAACCAATCTATTTAACTAGAGTAAGATCATCATCTTATCATCCATCAAATTATTTGGGAATGGAATCACCAACTATTAATGCTGGCCATCATATGATAATACCAACTgaaagtttaattttatcttcaaatcatcaccaccatcatcataataatattaataataatagtaacaatcattatcatcatgaGTCTTCTACTGCATCATCGTCATCGGGTGGAAATAAGTTACCATCATTATattcaattacaaataatttaggTGGTGGTAATTCATCATCtccatcatcttcatcaacttcatcaccatcaacttcatcaccatcaacaccAAAATCAATGGGTTTTCCATCTCCAATTTTCATTGGTTCATCCGGGTCTGGACCATCTTCATCAGGTTCTCAAATTAATCATAGATCTTCAATTATAGGTTTaagtaaattaaaatcttataataataacaataatagtaataataataattctccAATTCTTTACCCAATTTCAACAAATCAATATCcttcattaataaataataataataataataataattattaa